Proteins from one Bradyrhizobium amphicarpaeae genomic window:
- a CDS encoding Zn-ribbon domain-containing OB-fold protein, which translates to MAEPQRARPKPTPETQHFWDGTKAGELRLQRCDACAHVYFPPRPFCPSCASRKVSIFKASGKGFLYSYVINHRPAAPGFTPPYAIAVVELAEGPRMMSNIIDCPQTPEALELDMKLEVAFEALDDKITLPVFRPAKG; encoded by the coding sequence ATGGCCGAACCGCAGCGCGCGCGACCAAAACCGACGCCGGAGACCCAGCATTTCTGGGACGGCACCAAAGCCGGCGAATTGCGCCTGCAGCGCTGCGACGCCTGCGCGCATGTCTACTTCCCGCCGCGCCCGTTCTGCCCGTCCTGCGCCTCGCGCAAGGTCAGCATCTTCAAGGCGAGCGGCAAGGGCTTCCTTTACAGCTACGTGATCAACCACCGCCCGGCCGCGCCCGGCTTCACGCCGCCATATGCGATCGCGGTGGTCGAGCTTGCCGAGGGGCCGCGGATGATGAGCAACATCATCGACTGCCCGCAGACGCCCGAGGCGCTCGAGCTCGACATGAAGCTCGAGGTCGCGTTCGAGGCCCTCGACGACAAGATCACCCTCCCCGTGTTCCGTCCGGCGAAGGGCTAG
- a CDS encoding thiolase C-terminal domain-containing protein has product MRKNQVAVVGAAETTELGVIPNASQLQLHADAALNAIADAGLKLSDIDGFATAVETPQQVCHYLGIKPTWVDGTSVGGCSFMLHVRHAAAAIEAGLCKTVLITHAESGKSMIGKQPRSTPADSLNGQFEAPYGVYGPPSMFPIPVLRFMKTYGITHEQLASVAVVQREWAAKNPRAMMKDPITVADVLNSRMIAYPFRLLQCCLVTDGGGALILTSADRAKDFPRKPVYIMGTGESVETPMVSQMETFNSSRAFKTAGPLAFREAGIAHKDVDHLMIYDAFAHLPLFGLGDLGFMPHEETGKFIADGNTRPGGKLPLNTNGGGLSYMHSGMYGMYALQESVRQMRGIAPAQVAGAKISVCHGVGGMFAASGTIVFTNER; this is encoded by the coding sequence ATGCGCAAGAACCAGGTTGCCGTCGTCGGCGCGGCCGAGACCACCGAGCTCGGTGTCATCCCCAATGCCTCGCAGCTCCAGCTGCACGCGGATGCCGCGCTCAACGCCATCGCCGATGCCGGGCTGAAGCTGTCCGACATCGACGGCTTCGCCACCGCGGTCGAGACGCCGCAGCAGGTCTGCCACTATCTCGGCATCAAGCCCACCTGGGTGGACGGCACCTCGGTCGGCGGTTGCTCCTTCATGCTGCACGTCCGCCATGCCGCGGCGGCGATCGAGGCCGGGCTGTGCAAGACCGTGCTGATCACCCATGCCGAGAGCGGCAAGTCGATGATCGGCAAGCAGCCGCGCTCGACGCCGGCCGACAGCCTCAACGGCCAGTTCGAGGCGCCCTACGGTGTTTACGGTCCGCCCAGCATGTTCCCGATCCCCGTGCTGCGCTTCATGAAGACCTACGGCATCACGCATGAGCAGTTGGCTTCGGTGGCCGTGGTGCAGCGGGAATGGGCGGCGAAGAATCCGCGGGCGATGATGAAGGACCCGATCACGGTTGCCGACGTGCTCAATTCGCGCATGATCGCCTATCCGTTCCGCCTGCTGCAATGCTGCCTCGTCACAGACGGCGGCGGCGCGCTGATCCTGACCTCGGCCGACCGCGCCAAGGACTTTCCGCGCAAGCCCGTCTACATCATGGGCACCGGCGAGAGCGTGGAAACGCCGATGGTCAGCCAGATGGAAACGTTCAACTCCTCGCGCGCGTTCAAGACTGCGGGGCCACTGGCCTTCAGGGAAGCCGGCATCGCCCACAAGGACGTCGATCATCTCATGATCTACGACGCGTTTGCCCATCTGCCGCTGTTCGGCCTCGGCGACCTCGGCTTCATGCCGCATGAGGAGACCGGCAAGTTCATTGCCGACGGCAACACCCGCCCTGGCGGCAAGCTGCCGCTCAACACCAATGGCGGCGGATTGAGCTACATGCATTCGGGCATGTACGGGATGTACGCGCTGCAGGAGAGCGTGCGTCAGATGCGCGGCATCGCGCCGGCGCAGGTCGCAGGCGCGAAGATTTCGGTGTGCCACGGCGTCGGCGGCATGTTCGCTGCGTCCGGCACGATCGTGTTTACGAACGAGAGGTAA
- a CDS encoding amidase, with protein MPEFPTLAQLAEDLESGRTTARKLVEGCIAKIADPAGEGQRTFLHVDKDAALAAADAMDGLRKAKAAPSRYAGIPVSIKDLFDIKGQVTRAGSRALDDSPPAEQDAATVARLRRAGFVVIGRTNMTEFAYSGIGINPHYGTPKGTWNRTVGHVPGGSSSGAAVSVLDGMAHGALGTDTGGSCRIPAAYNGIVGYKPTQRRVPLDGSVPLSFSLDSIGPLARSVSCCAILDAVLANEPIVPLKPRPVRGMRLAVPTTIALDDLDTEVAETFERALKTLSDHGAIIERIEMAEFHDIGPMNAKGGFAASESYAWHRYLLTAKGDVYDPRVSVRIMRGEAQSAADYIDLLNERRSLIARVNARIAPYDALVLPTTANTPPEIADLADDKAFTIQNLRALRNCTLINMIDGCAISLPAHRQGEIPVGLMLAGAGGTDRRIFELAAGMEAVIRV; from the coding sequence ATGCCCGAATTCCCGACACTGGCGCAGCTCGCCGAAGACCTCGAAAGCGGCCGCACCACCGCCCGCAAGCTGGTCGAAGGCTGCATCGCCAAAATCGCCGATCCCGCCGGGGAAGGCCAGCGCACCTTCCTCCATGTCGACAAGGACGCCGCGCTCGCCGCGGCGGACGCAATGGACGGCTTGCGCAAGGCCAAGGCGGCGCCGTCGCGCTATGCCGGCATCCCGGTCTCGATCAAGGACCTGTTCGACATCAAGGGCCAGGTGACGCGCGCCGGCTCCCGAGCCCTCGACGATTCCCCGCCGGCCGAGCAGGATGCCGCGACGGTGGCGCGGCTGCGCAGGGCCGGCTTCGTCGTGATCGGGCGCACCAACATGACCGAGTTCGCCTATTCCGGCATCGGCATCAATCCGCATTACGGCACGCCGAAGGGCACCTGGAACCGGACGGTGGGACATGTGCCCGGTGGCTCGTCCTCGGGCGCGGCGGTGTCCGTGCTCGACGGCATGGCGCATGGCGCGCTCGGCACCGACACCGGCGGCTCCTGCCGCATTCCAGCGGCCTATAACGGCATCGTCGGCTACAAGCCGACGCAGCGGCGCGTGCCGCTCGATGGCTCGGTGCCGCTGTCGTTCTCGCTCGACAGCATCGGGCCGCTGGCGCGATCGGTCAGCTGCTGTGCCATACTCGACGCCGTGCTCGCCAACGAGCCGATCGTCCCGCTGAAGCCGCGGCCCGTTCGGGGCATGCGGCTGGCGGTGCCGACCACGATCGCGCTCGACGATCTCGATACCGAGGTGGCCGAGACGTTCGAACGCGCCCTGAAGACGCTGTCCGATCACGGCGCGATCATCGAGCGCATCGAGATGGCCGAATTCCACGATATCGGCCCGATGAACGCCAAGGGCGGCTTTGCGGCGTCCGAGAGCTACGCCTGGCATCGCTATCTCCTCACGGCGAAGGGTGACGTCTACGACCCCAGAGTGTCCGTGCGTATCATGCGCGGCGAGGCGCAGAGTGCGGCCGACTACATCGATCTCCTCAACGAGCGCCGCTCGCTAATCGCTCGCGTCAACGCGCGCATCGCGCCGTACGACGCCCTGGTGCTGCCGACCACCGCCAACACGCCGCCAGAGATCGCCGATCTCGCCGACGACAAGGCCTTCACCATCCAGAACCTGCGCGCGCTGCGCAACTGCACCCTGATCAACATGATCGACGGCTGTGCCATCTCGCTGCCCGCGCATCGCCAGGGCGAAATTCCCGTCGGCCTGATGCTGGCGGGTGCGGGCGGCACCGACCGCCGTATCTTCGAGCTTGCTGCCGGCATGGAGGCCGTCATTCGTGTTTGA
- a CDS encoding DUF2848 domain-containing protein, producing MFDLTFTVDAQDTTTPLTLAIDQMVIAGWTGRDPVARDKHIKELQEMGIAPPASTPIYYRGAARRLTQDNSIECTGGDSSGEVEFVLIGWQGRIFVGCGSDHTDRKVEAYNVTVSKQMCDKPIASTLWELEDVIGHWDQMILRSYATIKGERVLYQEGTLDAMLPVNDLIARGFEGGKFPDGCAMFGGTFAAKGGIRPAERFDFELEDPVLKRTIRHGYGVVTLPVRG from the coding sequence GTGTTTGACCTGACTTTCACCGTCGATGCCCAGGACACCACCACGCCGCTGACGCTCGCGATCGACCAGATGGTCATCGCCGGCTGGACCGGCCGCGATCCCGTGGCGCGCGACAAGCACATCAAAGAGCTGCAGGAGATGGGCATCGCCCCGCCGGCCTCGACGCCGATCTACTATCGCGGCGCGGCGCGGCGGCTGACCCAGGACAACAGCATCGAATGCACCGGCGGTGACTCGTCGGGTGAAGTCGAGTTCGTGCTGATCGGCTGGCAGGGCCGCATCTTCGTCGGCTGCGGCTCCGACCATACCGACCGCAAGGTCGAGGCCTATAACGTCACGGTGTCCAAGCAGATGTGCGACAAGCCGATCGCCTCCACGCTGTGGGAGCTGGAGGACGTCATCGGCCATTGGGACCAGATGATCCTGCGCTCCTATGCCACGATCAAGGGCGAGCGCGTGCTCTACCAGGAGGGCACGCTCGACGCGATGCTGCCGGTCAACGACCTGATCGCGCGCGGCTTCGAGGGCGGCAAATTCCCCGATGGCTGCGCCATGTTCGGCGGCACGTTTGCCGCCAAGGGCGGCATCCGCCCGGCCGAGCGTTTCGACTTCGAGCTCGAGGATCCCGTGCTGAAGCGCACGATCAGGCACGGCTACGGCGTGGTGACGCTGCCGGTGCGGGGCTAG
- a CDS encoding SDR family oxidoreductase, which translates to MSKSLQDKVIIVTGAGRGIGREIALLCAAEGAKVVVNDPGGASDGAGSNAAPAEEVVEEIKKRGGTAVANFESVAEAIPASKIVKTATDHFGRLDGVVNNAGILRDMIFHKMSVEAFEAVIKVHLMGSFYVSHAAARIFREQESGSFVHFTSTSGLIGNFGQANYAAAKLGIVGLSKSIALDMGRFNVRSNCVSPFAWTRMIGTIPTETEAEKARVEKIKQMGPEKIAPLCGYLISDSAKDVTGQIFGVRMNEIFLFSQNRPIRSVQRSEGWTPQSIAEHGMPALKGSFYKLDRSADIFTWDPV; encoded by the coding sequence ATGAGCAAATCACTGCAGGACAAGGTCATCATCGTCACCGGCGCGGGCCGCGGCATCGGGCGCGAGATCGCGTTGCTGTGTGCGGCGGAGGGCGCCAAGGTCGTCGTCAACGATCCCGGCGGGGCCTCGGACGGCGCCGGCTCGAACGCGGCGCCCGCCGAGGAGGTGGTCGAGGAGATCAAGAAGCGCGGCGGCACGGCGGTCGCCAATTTCGAGTCGGTCGCCGAAGCCATCCCTGCCAGCAAGATCGTGAAGACCGCGACAGATCATTTCGGCCGGCTCGACGGTGTCGTCAACAATGCCGGCATTTTGCGCGACATGATCTTCCACAAGATGAGCGTGGAAGCGTTCGAGGCCGTCATCAAGGTGCATCTGATGGGCTCGTTCTATGTCAGCCACGCCGCGGCGCGGATCTTCCGCGAGCAGGAATCAGGCTCCTTCGTGCACTTCACCTCGACCTCCGGCCTGATCGGCAATTTCGGCCAGGCCAATTACGCCGCCGCCAAGCTCGGCATCGTCGGGCTGTCCAAGTCGATCGCGCTCGACATGGGCCGCTTCAACGTCCGCTCCAACTGCGTTTCGCCGTTCGCCTGGACCCGCATGATCGGCACCATCCCGACCGAGACCGAAGCGGAGAAGGCGCGGGTCGAGAAGATCAAGCAGATGGGCCCGGAGAAGATCGCGCCGCTCTGCGGCTATCTGATCTCCGATTCCGCCAAGGACGTCACCGGGCAGATTTTCGGCGTGCGCATGAACGAGATCTTCCTGTTCAGCCAGAACAGACCGATCCGCTCGGTGCAGCGGAGCGAAGGCTGGACGCCGCAATCGATCGCCGAACACGGCATGCCGGCGCTGAAGGGCTCGTTCTACAAGCTCGACCGCTCCGCGGACATCTTCACCTGGGATCCGGTGTGA
- the ppc gene encoding phosphoenolpyruvate carboxylase, translated as MSLQTVSSDNTDRLNRPEDPQALEADARLRDDIRLLGRILGDTVRDQEGADVFDLVERIRQTSIRFHRDEDRLARRELEQILDSMSTSETVRIVRAFSYFSHLANIAEDQNNIRQMRARSAGKSTGVLAETLAHAKAAGIGPDQLRSFFKSALVSPVLTAHPTEVRRKSTMDREMEVAGLLDHRERVALTAEEAAASDEQLRREVLTLWQTNLLRRTKLTVLDEVANGLSFYDYTFLREVPRLVNALEDRLEEGGEQAASELASFLRMGSWIGGDRDGNPFVTADVMRGTLRLQSSRVMQFYLEELHVLGSELSIAAHLADVSEELRKLAERSPDTSPHRSGEPYRLAVSGIYARLTATAEMLQVEITRRPVGKGAPYASVKELQADLDVLHRSLISNNARVIARGRLRLLRRAVDCFGFHLARLDIRQNSAVHERTIAELMDAANPGMSYLALGEDARISLLTNELRSTRALVSPFVKYSDETMGELNVFHAAAEAHVKFGSDAIPQCIISMCKGMSDMLEVAVLLKEVGLVHPSGRSAINIVPLFETIEDLQASSGIMDRMLSLHDYRRLVDSRGSVQEVMLGYSDSNKDGGFVTSGWELYKAEINLVEVFERHHVRLRLFHGRGGSVGRGGGPSYDAIIAQPGGAVNGQIRITEQGEIISSKYSNAEVGRNNLEILAAATLEASLLHPRQSAPRREYLTAMDELSNLAFKAYRGLVYETEGFVDYFWSSTVINEIATLNIGSRPASRKKTRAIEDLRAIPWVFSWAQCRLMLPGWYGFGSAVEQWIAEHPDKGMPFLKELYQEWPFFRMLLSNMDMVLAKSSIAIASRYAELVPDEALREKIFGRIRREWHASIETLLDIMGQDRLLQGNPLLERSVRHRFPYLDPLNHVQVELLKEHRAQNPDEQVLRGIQLTINGISAGLRNTG; from the coding sequence ATGTCCCTCCAAACCGTATCATCCGACAACACAGATCGGCTCAATCGTCCCGAGGACCCCCAGGCGTTGGAGGCCGACGCCCGGCTGCGCGACGACATCCGCCTGCTCGGACGCATCCTCGGCGACACCGTACGCGACCAGGAGGGTGCCGATGTGTTCGACCTGGTCGAACGCATCCGCCAGACCTCGATCCGGTTTCACCGCGACGAGGACCGGCTTGCCCGCCGCGAGCTCGAGCAGATCCTCGACAGCATGTCGACCTCCGAGACGGTACGGATCGTCCGCGCCTTCAGCTATTTCTCCCACCTCGCCAACATCGCCGAGGACCAGAACAACATCCGCCAGATGCGGGCCCGCAGCGCCGGCAAGAGCACGGGCGTGCTGGCCGAGACGCTCGCCCACGCCAAGGCGGCGGGCATCGGCCCCGATCAGCTCCGCAGCTTCTTCAAGTCAGCGCTGGTCAGCCCGGTGCTGACCGCGCACCCGACCGAAGTCCGCCGCAAGAGCACCATGGACCGCGAGATGGAGGTCGCAGGCTTGCTCGACCACCGCGAGCGCGTGGCGCTGACCGCGGAGGAGGCCGCTGCCTCCGACGAGCAGCTGCGCCGCGAGGTGCTGACGCTGTGGCAGACCAACCTGCTGCGCCGGACCAAGCTCACCGTGCTCGACGAGGTCGCCAACGGCCTGTCGTTCTACGATTACACCTTCCTGCGCGAGGTGCCGCGGCTGGTCAACGCGCTGGAAGACCGGCTGGAGGAGGGCGGCGAGCAGGCAGCCTCCGAGCTCGCCTCGTTCCTGCGCATGGGCAGCTGGATCGGCGGCGATCGCGACGGCAATCCCTTCGTGACTGCCGACGTGATGCGCGGCACGCTGCGGCTGCAGTCGAGCCGGGTCATGCAGTTCTATCTGGAAGAGCTACATGTGCTCGGCTCGGAATTGTCGATCGCAGCGCATCTCGCCGACGTCTCCGAGGAGTTGCGCAAGCTTGCGGAGCGTTCGCCCGACACCTCGCCGCACCGGAGCGGCGAGCCCTATCGCCTCGCGGTCTCCGGCATCTATGCGCGCCTGACGGCGACGGCCGAAATGCTGCAGGTCGAGATCACGCGCCGGCCGGTCGGCAAGGGCGCGCCATATGCGAGCGTGAAGGAGCTGCAGGCCGATCTCGACGTGCTGCACCGCTCGCTGATCTCCAACAACGCCCGCGTCATCGCGCGCGGCCGGCTGCGGCTGCTGCGCCGCGCCGTCGACTGCTTCGGCTTCCACCTCGCCCGGCTCGACATCCGCCAGAACTCGGCGGTGCACGAGCGCACCATCGCCGAGCTGATGGACGCCGCCAATCCCGGTATGTCCTATCTCGCGCTCGGCGAGGACGCCCGCATCTCGCTGCTGACGAACGAACTGCGCTCGACGCGCGCGCTGGTCTCGCCCTTCGTCAAATACAGCGACGAGACCATGGGCGAGCTCAACGTGTTCCATGCCGCCGCCGAAGCGCATGTGAAGTTCGGCTCGGACGCCATTCCCCAATGCATCATCTCGATGTGCAAGGGCATGTCCGACATGCTCGAGGTCGCAGTGCTCTTGAAGGAGGTCGGCCTCGTCCATCCTTCCGGCCGCAGCGCCATCAACATCGTGCCGCTGTTCGAGACGATCGAGGATCTGCAGGCCTCCTCAGGCATCATGGATCGCATGCTGTCGCTGCACGATTACCGTCGCCTGGTCGACAGCCGCGGCAGCGTGCAGGAGGTCATGCTCGGCTATTCCGACAGCAACAAGGACGGCGGCTTCGTCACCTCGGGCTGGGAACTCTACAAGGCCGAGATCAACCTCGTCGAGGTGTTCGAGCGGCATCACGTGCGGCTGCGCCTGTTCCACGGCCGCGGCGGCTCGGTCGGTCGCGGCGGCGGTCCGAGCTATGACGCCATCATCGCCCAGCCCGGCGGCGCGGTGAACGGCCAGATCCGCATCACCGAGCAGGGCGAGATCATCTCGTCGAAATATTCCAACGCCGAAGTCGGCCGCAACAATCTGGAAATCCTCGCCGCCGCGACGCTGGAGGCGAGCCTGTTGCATCCGCGCCAGAGCGCGCCGCGCCGCGAATACCTCACCGCGATGGACGAGCTGTCGAACCTCGCTTTCAAGGCCTATCGCGGCTTGGTCTACGAGACCGAGGGCTTCGTCGATTATTTCTGGTCCTCGACCGTCATCAACGAGATTGCGACGCTGAACATCGGCAGCCGTCCGGCCTCGCGCAAGAAGACCCGCGCGATCGAGGATCTGCGCGCCATCCCCTGGGTGTTCTCATGGGCGCAATGCCGCCTGATGCTGCCGGGCTGGTACGGCTTCGGCAGCGCGGTCGAGCAGTGGATCGCGGAACATCCCGACAAGGGCATGCCGTTCCTGAAAGAACTCTACCAGGAATGGCCGTTCTTCCGCATGCTGCTGTCGAACATGGACATGGTGCTCGCGAAAAGCTCGATCGCGATCGCCTCGCGCTATGCCGAGCTGGTGCCGGATGAAGCGCTGCGCGAAAAGATCTTCGGCCGCATCCGCCGCGAATGGCACGCCTCGATCGAGACGCTGCTCGACATCATGGGCCAGGATCGGCTGCTGCAGGGCAATCCGCTGCTGGAGCGCTCGGTGCGCCACCGCTTCCCCTATCTCGATCCGCTCAACCACGTGCAGGTCGAGCTGTTGAAGGAGCACCGCGCGCAGAACCCGGACGAGCAGGTGCTGCGCGGGATTCAGCTGACCATCAACGGGATCTCGGCGGGGTTGAGGAATACGGGGTAA